One window of the Cryptomeria japonica chromosome 7, Sugi_1.0, whole genome shotgun sequence genome contains the following:
- the LOC131046077 gene encoding isoeugenol synthase 1, with protein MNRILIIGATGYIGKYMAKASVSLGYPTFAFVRPSTAAPHCSKSQLLQQFRDDGIIILQGSLDDHNSLVNAIKQVDIVISAVAIPQHLDQLNIIKAIKEAGNIKRFLPSEFGNEVDRIKSLAPFQRINDVRKTIRRATEEAGIPYTFVSANSYAAYFIDYFLHPRQKPPPQEVFIYGNGFTKAVMNLEDDIAALNIMVANDPRTLNKLVIYKPPMNVISQSELVSLWEEKTGRTLKRVYLPEAEMVKLSDTLPDPDNIPITILHSIFVKGDQTNYEVTNEDVEVTKLYPTYKFTSINDFLDICKVNPPETKLASFV; from the exons ATGAATAGAATATTGATAATTGGAGCAACTGGGTACATTGGCAAATACATGGCGAAAGCCAGTGTTTCACTTGGGTACCCAACATTTGCTTTTGTGCGTCCTTCCACGGCAGCTCCTCATTGCTCCAAGTCACAATTACTCCAACAATTCAGAGATGATGGTATTATCATTCTTCAG GGATCTTTGGATGATCATAACAGCCTTGTAAATGCAATAAAGCAAGTGGATATAGTAATATCTGCAGTTGCAATTCCACAGCATTTAGATcagctcaatattataaaggctatcAAGGAAGCAGGAAATATAAAG AGGTTCCTGCCATCAGAATTCGGCAATGAAGTGGACAGAATCAAGTCGTTGGCTCCCTTTCAGAGAATAAATGATGTTAGGAAGACCATTCGTAGGGCAACTGAAGAGGCAGGGATTCCATACACCTTCGTTTCTGCAAATTCTTATGCTGCTTATTTCATTGATTACTTCCTTCATCCTCGTCAGAAACCACCACCACAGGAAGTTTTTATCTATGGaaatggttttactaaag CTGTCATGAATTTAGAAGATGACATCGCCGCTCTAAACATAATGGTAGCCAATGATCCCAGAACACTAAACAAGCTAGTGATTTACAAGCCTCCAATGAATGTCATTAGCCAGAGCGAGCTTGTTTCACTGTGGGAGGAGAAAACTGGACGGACTCTTAAAAGGGTCTATTTGCCTGAAGCTGAGATGGTGAAGCTCTCAGACA CTTTACCTGATCCAGATAACATCCCCATTACAATTTTGCACAGTATTTTtgtcaaaggtgatcaaaccaacTACGAGGTGACAAATGAAGATGTGGAGGTTACTAAACTTTATCCTACCTATAAGTTTACAAGCATTAATGATTTTCTTGACATTTGCAAGGTAAACCCACCAGAAACAAAACTTGCATCCTTTGTATAG